A genomic window from Rubidibacter lacunae KORDI 51-2 includes:
- a CDS encoding ABC1 kinase family protein: protein MVLLARQLGPELRHYDAKAIARYYRSRPLLLIGRALTIAWMLGTFWLRLRLDARRGLENPHRNTRARELREILTHLGPTFIKVGQALSTRPDLVRRDFLEELVKLQDQLPPFDNHRAWATIQQELGRPVREIYHEISPQPVAAASLGQVYRAVLKTGDTVAVKVQRPQLVPRLTLDLCLMRWAAGAFGKLLPLNLGHDLRAIVDEFGNKLFEEIDYLNEGRNAEKFAANFRDDPTVKVPSIFWRYSSRRVLTLEWIDGYKLTDTEQIRAANLDENALVEIGVVAGLRQLLEHGFFHADPHPGNLFAMPDGRVAYVDFGMMDQLDEPTKETLASAIVHLVNRDYLNVALDFITLGFLTPEVQVEAVVPALERAFDNALGESVRDFNFKSITDDFSVLMYDYPFRIPAKFALIIRSLVTQEGLALSLNPDFKIVEVAYPYVTRRLLQGESSEMRRRLVEVLFKNGKFQWQRLENMLAIARMSSSSSQASFDLLPTARLGLQYLLSDEGRYLRHQVVLALVEDDRLHTEEVGRLWELVKDDLAPRRLMDYALASLRELSTESAIKTAAVS from the coding sequence ATGGTTTTATTGGCACGCCAGCTAGGTCCGGAGCTTCGACACTACGACGCCAAGGCGATCGCACGCTATTATCGCTCCCGACCGCTACTGCTCATCGGACGAGCGTTGACTATTGCTTGGATGCTCGGAACGTTTTGGTTGCGCTTGCGCTTGGACGCGCGGCGCGGCCTAGAAAACCCACATCGAAATACACGCGCCCGCGAGTTACGCGAGATACTCACGCACTTGGGGCCGACGTTTATCAAGGTCGGGCAAGCCCTGTCGACGCGCCCCGACTTGGTACGGCGCGATTTCCTCGAAGAATTAGTCAAGCTGCAAGACCAGCTCCCGCCTTTCGACAACCACAGGGCGTGGGCGACGATCCAGCAAGAGTTAGGTCGACCTGTACGGGAGATCTACCACGAGATTTCACCTCAACCAGTAGCTGCAGCAAGCTTGGGTCAGGTTTACCGTGCGGTTCTCAAAACGGGCGATACCGTGGCGGTCAAGGTGCAGCGACCCCAGCTCGTGCCCCGCCTGACTTTGGATTTGTGTTTGATGCGTTGGGCAGCAGGTGCCTTCGGCAAGTTATTGCCGCTCAATCTGGGTCACGACCTGCGAGCAATTGTCGATGAATTTGGCAACAAATTGTTCGAGGAAATCGATTACCTCAATGAGGGCCGCAATGCCGAGAAATTCGCTGCAAACTTCCGCGACGATCCGACAGTCAAAGTCCCGTCGATCTTCTGGCGCTATAGCAGCCGTCGGGTGCTGACCTTAGAGTGGATCGACGGCTACAAGCTCACTGACACCGAGCAGATCCGTGCCGCGAACCTCGACGAAAATGCGCTGGTTGAAATCGGTGTCGTTGCAGGCTTGCGTCAGTTGCTCGAACACGGGTTCTTTCATGCCGACCCGCATCCCGGCAACTTGTTTGCGATGCCGGACGGACGCGTGGCTTACGTCGACTTCGGCATGATGGACCAGCTAGACGAGCCGACGAAGGAAACGCTCGCCAGTGCGATCGTCCACTTAGTCAACCGCGACTACCTTAACGTTGCGCTTGATTTCATCACCCTCGGGTTCCTAACGCCGGAGGTGCAAGTCGAGGCGGTCGTCCCTGCGCTGGAGCGTGCCTTCGACAACGCCCTCGGCGAAAGCGTGCGGGACTTTAACTTTAAGAGCATCACCGATGATTTTTCGGTGTTGATGTACGACTATCCATTCCGGATCCCAGCAAAGTTTGCCCTGATCATTCGCTCGCTCGTGACCCAAGAAGGGCTGGCCTTGAGCCTCAATCCCGACTTCAAGATCGTCGAGGTTGCCTATCCCTACGTGACTCGACGCCTACTCCAAGGCGAATCTTCCGAGATGCGACGGCGACTCGTGGAAGTCCTGTTCAAAAATGGCAAATTCCAATGGCAGCGCTTGGAAAACATGCTCGCGATCGCCCGCATGTCATCGTCTTCATCGCAAGCGTCATTCGACCTCCTACCGACGGCTCGCTTGGGCTTGCAGTACCTTCTCTCCGACGAAGGGCGTTACCTAAGACACCAAGTTGTGCTCGCCCTTGTTGAGGACGATCGCCTGCACACCGAGGAAGTCGGGCGTTTGTGGGAGCTCGTCAAAGACGATCTCGCTCCCCGCCGGTTAATGGACTATGCGCTTGCCTCACTGCGGGAACTATCGACCGAATCTGCGATTAAAACCGCTGCCGTTTCATAA
- a CDS encoding single-stranded DNA-binding protein: MSVNVVNLVGRAGADPEVRYFESGSVVCNLPLAVDRRSRNDEKPDWFNLEIWGKTAEIAANYVKKGKLLGIQGSLKIDAWEDRKTGGLRSKPVIRVDRMEFLGSRRDEEAATTPSYNAEEF, translated from the coding sequence GTGAGCGTAAATGTTGTCAACTTGGTCGGACGCGCGGGCGCGGACCCAGAGGTGCGCTATTTCGAGTCGGGGAGTGTGGTTTGCAACCTGCCGCTGGCAGTGGACCGCCGCAGCCGCAATGACGAGAAACCCGACTGGTTCAATCTTGAAATCTGGGGCAAGACAGCTGAAATTGCCGCCAACTACGTTAAGAAAGGCAAGCTACTCGGCATTCAGGGTTCGCTAAAAATTGATGCTTGGGAAGACCGGAAAACAGGTGGGTTGCGCTCGAAGCCAGTTATTCGCGTCGATCGTATGGAATTTCTGGGCTCGCGTCGCGACGAAGAAGCTGCCACCACGCCGAGCTACAACGCCGAAGAATTCTAG
- a CDS encoding rod shape-determining protein: protein MGIDLGTANTLVYVSGKGVVLEEPSVVAIDQDRKEALAVGEDAKQMLGRTPGNVIATRPLRDGVIADFDTAELMLKQFIQRVHGGRALIAPRIVIGIPSGVTGVERRAVMEAAAQAGARDVYLIDEPVAAAIGAGLPVAEPTGNMIVDIGGGTTEVAVLSLQGIVLSESVRVAGDELSDAITQYMKKVHNLVIGERTAEEIKIRISSAYPTVDDEQTMEVRGLHLLSGLPRTVTIKPPEIRESMSEPLSVIVDAVKRTLEQTPPELAADIIDRGIMLAGGGALLKGLDTLIGHETGIVTHVAPDPLQCVVLGTGRVLENFKQLGRVFSARSSTM, encoded by the coding sequence ATGGGCATCGATCTCGGGACTGCCAACACACTCGTGTACGTTTCTGGAAAGGGGGTAGTGCTCGAAGAACCTTCCGTAGTGGCGATCGACCAAGACCGCAAGGAAGCGCTAGCAGTCGGAGAAGATGCCAAACAGATGCTCGGGCGAACGCCCGGCAACGTCATTGCCACGCGTCCCCTGCGCGACGGCGTCATTGCCGACTTTGACACCGCCGAACTGATGCTCAAGCAATTTATCCAGCGCGTCCACGGTGGTCGTGCCCTGATTGCTCCGCGCATCGTTATTGGTATTCCGTCGGGGGTCACGGGCGTCGAGCGCCGGGCAGTTATGGAAGCTGCGGCTCAAGCCGGAGCGCGCGACGTATATCTCATCGACGAACCGGTCGCTGCCGCGATTGGGGCGGGTTTGCCGGTGGCCGAGCCGACGGGCAACATGATCGTCGATATTGGCGGTGGCACCACAGAAGTAGCCGTATTGAGCTTGCAAGGCATCGTCCTGAGCGAATCAGTGCGCGTGGCTGGCGACGAACTGAGCGACGCCATCACCCAGTACATGAAAAAAGTTCACAACTTGGTGATCGGGGAACGCACAGCCGAGGAAATCAAAATTCGCATCAGTTCGGCTTACCCAACCGTTGACGACGAGCAAACGATGGAAGTGCGGGGCTTGCACTTGTTGTCCGGTTTACCGCGTACAGTGACGATCAAACCACCAGAGATTCGCGAAAGCATGTCCGAACCGCTATCGGTGATCGTGGATGCCGTGAAGCGAACGTTGGAGCAAACTCCGCCCGAGCTGGCTGCTGACATCATCGATCGCGGGATTATGCTTGCCGGCGGGGGGGCACTGCTCAAGGGGCTGGACACGCTGATCGGTCACGAAACGGGCATTGTCACCCACGTTGCGCCCGACCCGTTGCAATGCGTCGTTCTGGGTACCGGACGCGTACTGGAGAACTTTAAGCAGCTCGGGCGAGTATTTTCTGCGCGCTCGAGCACGATGTAG
- the mreC gene encoding rod shape-determining protein MreC has translation MAATRGWWSRHGSQTILVGLLLAASWVVRQTNAAPLYELYRWLSHPLQDAPSPEAVRADARVLELQARLGELKRQNQQLKDLLDYRESQDAEAIAALAIGRSADRWYEQIVLGIGSARGIRVGAAVSAEGGLIGRVTNVTPNTARVLLISDPSSRVGVTISRSRQLGFIRGQGSNLAVMQFFEKTPDVQPGDVVVTSAVSRRFPAGVPVGHVRSLDLEKSPAPEAVVELSAPFDYLEWAFVQAHSVPNLGDDE, from the coding sequence ATGGCAGCGACGCGAGGTTGGTGGTCGCGACACGGTTCGCAGACAATTCTGGTGGGGTTGTTGTTAGCAGCGTCGTGGGTAGTTCGGCAAACGAACGCCGCGCCGCTTTACGAATTGTATCGGTGGCTATCGCACCCGCTGCAAGATGCACCGAGCCCAGAAGCAGTGAGAGCAGATGCACGTGTGCTGGAATTGCAGGCACGTTTGGGCGAACTCAAGCGCCAGAACCAGCAGCTCAAAGACTTGCTCGATTACCGCGAATCCCAGGATGCTGAGGCTATTGCCGCATTGGCAATCGGGCGTAGTGCCGACCGCTGGTACGAGCAGATCGTGTTGGGGATTGGCAGCGCCCGCGGCATTCGTGTAGGCGCTGCCGTGTCGGCAGAAGGCGGATTGATCGGACGCGTGACGAACGTGACGCCAAACACCGCACGCGTGTTGTTGATATCCGACCCGAGCAGTCGCGTGGGCGTGACGATCAGCCGCAGCCGTCAGCTCGGCTTTATTCGGGGGCAGGGTAGTAATCTTGCCGTGATGCAGTTTTTCGAGAAGACACCGGACGTGCAGCCAGGCGACGTAGTCGTAACTTCCGCCGTCAGTCGTAGGTTTCCGGCGGGGGTTCCGGTCGGGCACGTACGGTCGTTGGATTTAGAGAAAAGTCCGGCTCCCGAGGCAGTCGTCGAGCTGAGCGCGCCATTCGACTACCTGGAGTGGGCGTTTGTGCAGGCACACTCAGTTCCAAATTTAGGCGATGACGAGTAA
- the mreD gene encoding rod shape-determining protein MreD, whose product MATSDRLTPRQWQIVNVFVTAGSALGCALLMPARLPGTEVLSVTPHWLLIWVVAWSVKRTASQGAIAGAILGTILDGMTAPYPSHAIGLSLVGALTGQLQKERFIQEDLISVALIVFGMAALAETVVAVQYSLRDFHRLPEIWAAHQRIAIASALLSSLWAPAVYYPLSRWWEHIRESNESP is encoded by the coding sequence ATGGCAACGAGCGACAGACTGACACCTCGTCAGTGGCAAATAGTCAATGTTTTCGTCACGGCAGGGTCGGCTTTGGGCTGCGCGCTGCTGATGCCCGCGCGTCTGCCGGGAACGGAGGTACTGAGTGTAACTCCTCACTGGTTGTTGATTTGGGTGGTGGCCTGGAGTGTCAAGCGGACGGCAAGCCAAGGGGCGATCGCGGGGGCGATTCTCGGCACGATTCTAGATGGCATGACAGCACCTTACCCGTCACACGCGATCGGATTGAGTTTGGTAGGCGCGCTGACCGGGCAATTACAGAAAGAGCGCTTCATTCAAGAAGACTTGATTTCCGTTGCGTTGATCGTGTTCGGGATGGCCGCCCTTGCAGAGACCGTCGTGGCCGTGCAGTATAGCCTGCGGGATTTCCATCGCCTTCCTGAGATTTGGGCCGCGCACCAGCGCATCGCAATTGCCTCGGCACTGCTGAGCAGCCTTTGGGCACCGGCAGTCTACTATCCACTCAGCCGCTGGTGGGAGCACATTCGAGAGTCTAACGAATCACCCTAG
- a CDS encoding photosystem II reaction center protein K → MEAGLLLAKLPEAYSIFDPLVDVLPLIPLFFLLLAFVWQASVGFK, encoded by the coding sequence ATGGAAGCTGGACTGTTGCTTGCGAAGCTGCCGGAGGCGTACTCCATTTTCGATCCGTTGGTAGACGTGCTGCCGCTTATCCCGTTGTTTTTCTTACTGCTAGCCTTTGTCTGGCAGGCATCGGTCGGATTCAAGTAA